The DNA window GGGGCGAAGAAGATGatgaaagaaatcaagaaagatGCAGAACGAAGAAACTGAGCTCAAAAATCATCTCTGATGTGCTCACATGAGGGTCAAAGGAGCCACGGAGTGAATACCTAGTCACATCAACATTGAATGGGAGGGTCATTTATGTCCCATCCCGATTTGGAAAGACATTCTGAAAAGAATCAGCCTTCGGCGACTTACAGACAGTCGCAGGGGGTCAAAGGCTGGCATTGGTAATAGCCTGGGTCTAGGGCTAGACGATATGGCAGATCCTATATTGGGTAGGGGTCTTATAAAGTTCAAACCAAGTGTGCATGCCTCAACACATGGGAAGGAATTAATGGAGAATCTGGAAGATGCTATTTTATCTGAGGTGGGCTGACCCAAGTTTTACAAGCCAAACTTGACAGAATTAATAGAAATTGGTCCTGGGCCTTTTCAAAACATGGAGATGGTCAACCCATCTTTTAAGACCTTAATTGTAGAATCTGATCCTTCTCTACGGGTCTCGCTCCAGCCAAGAATTGATGTTATTGAGAATGCAGAGGCACAACTCAGACCCGACGCAAGACAGGATAATTTATCCACTGCTGGAGAATATTATTTATGTCACTCCAATCACAATTGCTGAACGAGAGGAAGATATTTTGGGGGTACAAGATAACATGCAACTGGAATTGATTCCACAAGAACCAGAAACCAGGAAGGATGATGATGAACTACGGGTGAGTTAGGTAACTCTTCTATTATATCTACCAAAACTAGGGGTTCAAAGAAAGTACAGGGATTGATCTGCAGTATAAACTATAAAGTTTAAGGATGGGGAGCCAAGAATCAGGTGGTATATATACGGCAGGTACAGAAAACCATATAAATAATGCTGACATACCTTTAACCGGATCTAAGGCTGGAGGATACTTATTTCCTTCAGATTTCAAACCGAGCAGCTGTTGTATTGCGTTAGAGTAGGCCCCCGCACTAACATCTTCAAGAAGCCGAACTTGGTCGATCTTAATCTTTTTCACACATATATACAAGAAATCCTTGTTATCAACTCCTCGAACCTCATAATTCATGCCGGCAGCATTACCGCGGTGAGGCAATTTGATGTTGACAGCGCCAGTTCCCTTCCGGGAGGTGACTGACGAACAATACTCATCATCATAACCCCGTCTTGATTTAGGCACTAGTATCTGcatttcagaatttttttgatCTTTCCTGTTGCTTGCATCTGACGAAGTTTCCAGAGTTGAAGGCAATTCTGGAGTCAGAACTAGAACTATATATTGTCTGTTGTTAGAGGAAGGTGTCTTCACCACAACGCCTAGTAAGTGATCTTGAGCCTGCAAGTAGTAAAGGGAAAGAAAAGCATTTGCACATGTTTTGGACTTTTCATGTGAATCTCTTTAATGGAAATATGAACTGTGAGGCAAAAATCATATACTTCCAATGTCCAAGTAACCTCATGAGATGGGCAAAAGTAGACAGGATTATGATACTTTTAAAATGAACAGTGATCAGAACAAACCGCAAAAGGAATTGGAACACTTTCAGTTTTCAAAACAAGTGATCTCAAACTGCAGAAGTTTCTATACTAGGAGGCCCAGTCAAATCATCCAGATTATCAACCTTCAGCCATTTTTACCATTGAAAATTCCTTCAGAGACGTTGACCTACTTCATGAAACACTTTGAACCATATGTTTCTTTGCTGGTTTATTAATAATACCATATTTGGTTACATTTAAATGATATATCATCAAAATGTTCATATGTTTCTGCATACTGAAGATTATGATGTGACTTTCCGTTGCAGAGGACTAGATCATGGAACTAAAGAACTTGGCCTTGTAAATTTCCAAATCATACCAGATAGCTCAACTCTACTGTGTCtcaaaagaaagatttttgagtattAGAATGAAACATGTGCAAATAGAATAATGCGTTGATATACAGATGCAACTACTTTGGGATCGATgcatagttattattattattgtgtgCCAGATAGCTGACAATATTTTGACCTTGAAGATGAAAAGAGGCTACTGTCTAATGCCTATTTAGTGAATAGAATGTAATAGAACTTACTGATTGTGATTTTACAACCACTGCTCTCCCAAGAGTAAGGTACTGCTGAGAAGCTGGTGACTGCATTACTGCTTCTGCTATTTGGTGGCTATATTTTTCTGCCTCCAAATACATGTCATAGTATTCCTCAATTGCTGGTTCACCCTTTATGCATCTATATCAGACAAACTGTACTTATTACTATGCAAATAAATATCACAAATGATGCAAGAGTCATCCACAGAAGGTGGCATTTAGAAGCTATAATAGGCTTCATAGTAGCAAGTATTTCATAGACCGGACAGGCTTTATAGAATTTAGCAATTAAAAGCACTACCAAAAAACAGGATTCTCAAGACCATTGGTGTCTGTGCTTCTCTCTCCTCTGTGTGTGTGTGtctgtgtgagagagagagagaggacaTGTTAAACAATACCAGGAAGtacaaaagaattaaaaaaaaaaaagggggggggggggggggggggggNNAATTAGTCAGAAAAAATGGTGGAGACTTATCCCTGCTTGCAAATGGTGGACCATTTAGAAGGAGAGGAACTATAGAGCTTTTGAAGACAAATACAATTTTGTGGAGAAAATCAAGATGACTtgtatattcttgttttattttaggTGTAAAGAAAGCCGTGCTGAGGAGGCTGAATCACTAGTTGATATGATTGGATCCTTGTGAAGCAGTAACCTAAGCTAGGTTGAGATTTTGTAAAGTCATTaccagttttaaaaaaaaaagtacaaaagaatAAGCTTGGGAAAATCCACACAACATCAAAGCACTGAAGCAAATGCAGACAAACAAGGAAGCACATATAAGTGTTTTAAGGTGTGACAAATACATGTCGAAAAATGAATCCAGAAAGACAATTATGGTCGAAAACTCAGATAGTGTAACTGTTTTAGTAATTCTTACTCAACAGATTTTGTAGGCTGAGCAAGCTTTCGCATCAAGAGTTGCTGTTGCTCAGGTAGTTTCTTCTGAGCATGAAATTCAGCAAAACTTCTTTTCAGCATGTCCTCAACCTGAAAAATTTGTAAACTGTACTTCATCAGGAGAAATCTGCTGGGATGAATTAACTAAGCTAGTGAGAATGAACATCAATCCGTGAAATGGAACACATCATTAACATGGATCATATTACTAACAAGTGCCATTACTCTAAAATTATGAGTTAGAGATGTAATGGCAATACGCCGTTGCCCAATAATGTTGTTGAGCAAATCAGCTGTatttgcaaaagaaaaaagaaaaggttgTGTCAGCGGTATATGCAGTACTTTTTTAGAGTAGTTAATGTCTTTTGTGTTGATCCTTCTTTACTGCttattaaaaacaaaaggaaacagaaaaaagaagaagaaacattGAATTTCCTGAGGATGCTTCAAACTTTTAGACTTATTGTATGTATTCAATAACCATGAACTTTATCTGCTAAAGCGTTCTTAAACAATGTTTTGCAGGTGAATAAAGAGACTTGAAAATACTTCCAACTCGCTACTACATACAAGCTCCAGGAGAGAGAAATGAGAATGGTAATGATGCAGCAAGAACCAATTAGCtctaaaatcatataaaactAAATTGCAAGGAAAATGAACTGTCAGAAACTGAATTTTGAAATAGATGCTGTGTATGGGACTATTTTGAGATCAAGCTGTTCTCTTCTTTCCTAGTTAGTCAAAACATGTACCTTCAGTTCTTCAACCCGAAGTAGATGCAAAATCATGATGTAGGTCAGTCGAAACTGAGATTCAAGCCTAGTTGCAGTACCAACTATTACATGCTTCAAATCATTTTCGAAAGGGATCTCATCTCGGCACATCACCACAACTGTACCAGTTTTATCAAGTCCTCTCCTTCCAGCACGCCCAGCCATCTGAGTGTACTCTCCGGGAAGTAGTTGCCTAAATTCCTTGCCATCAAACTTTCTTAAAGAATCAAAAACAACCTGCCCAAAATTTAATACAGTTTAAACTTTTTTAGCAATAGGATATTTGAATAGAGAGATATGCTTGCTTACAGATCCTTGAATAATTAATAGCAAATATCAACGGGGAAACTAAAGAAATTCTGCAATCTAAGATGGTACTCTGCAGTCTGCAATAATATGCCACATGTCGTCAAGGAATTAGAGAGTACAAGAAATTTGAACATCAAGGAAAATAAGCAGGTAAAAAATTATAAGTCAGGAATGACCATAATACAGAAAGCAAACCCGCCAAAAGCTATATTAAGGATTGCCATGTTTGGTactgaaaattcaaaaattgatcAATACATAATCAGATACTGAACTAAGGAGACCTTTTACCAATAGTTCTTCCAGTGAGATCACTTATCCCACATAAGAAGTGAACAGCTCAAACTGTTCTTGACCTTCTCTCCTCATGCTACCATTTTCTAATAACTAATATATTACAGTAAAAAGATATAGAAGGTAAGTTGGGTTcattatactttaaaaaattcaatGTGAAGTGGTTAATTATACTTTAGACCCAATTACCATGTAAATTTTCTGTACTaacaactaatatttatatCTGATCATTTGCTACCTATGGAAATGCGACAATTGAATTGGATAAAGGGAGAAAGCACATAGGGTCAGAAGTAACCAACACTTCCTTCGATACAAATAGTAATCTTAGAGGTTTGGGAGGTACTAAAAGAGAAATCAATGTTTTACAGGCAAGTATTGTCATCTTGACAAATTCcaccactgaagttgttttAACTTATGAGTGTCACCACTTAAGTTGTTTACCTATTGAGCAACACACAAGAGCCCAGGTAGCAAGCTACCTTGATGGATGCTCcccttaaaaaaattgaattaatattGTGCGGGCATAGCCCACATATAAGATATTAAACTTATAAGAATAGATACTACTCATGATCTTAGCCAAAAGGCCGACGGCCCACATATcaaatattaaactaataagAAATTCTGCAATCTAAGATGGTACTCTGCAATAATATGCCACATGGCATCAAGGAATTAGAGAGCATAGGAAGTTTGAACATCAAGGAAAATACGCAATGACCAGAACCAGAAAGCAAACCTGacaaaaactatataaaaatattgccATGTTTGGTACtgaaaattcaagatttcaacAAGAATGattttcttcaatataaagAGACAACAGCTCAGTCCCTCCACCAATGTGGGACACTTAACACCACGCCCCCACCCACCCCTGCACTCCCAGGACTGGACATCTAGAATATGGACAACATAATGTGGAAACAACATTGGATAGTTCAAGATATGGATAAGTTTTCTCTCTGATACCTCTGCAAACAAATGGACCTTGGAGCTAATTACTAAAATTAATAGTCAAATTGAACTTCAAGAAATTCACCCCTTCAAGATGAGTCATTCATTGGGAACCAATGGATAGTCAATTCCACAgaaaaaattcttgaaaataCCCACCAAATCATAGACTATAACCCCCTAAGATTGTCAATAACATCTGATTTCCTATGTGGTCTTTTCTTCATAAATATGTGCATATTTTGTGCTACTGGCAAACTTGATTGAAACGCATTCAAGAAATTTATGTGATTTCCTCTACATTCTCTGCTTTCCTCCATTATCTCCACTTTATAAGTTCTTTAACTCCCAGCTCATGCTTAACTGTTTCTGCATTCTGTCCAGACCCTGAATAGAGCTAATATACTACTATAGCTCAGTTAAATCTCTCTTGTATGTGCTTTAGGTTTTTCCCTGAAAGAGGATATTTCCAGAATTAATCATTGTTTCTAAATATGTTCTGAGGCTGACAAATAAAGATCCAGCGCTAGTTCTTAAAATTCTCAGCCTTCAACTCTTAACAATGAATAAATAGCAAAACCATTCTACAACAATTAAATGGAAACATGATCACTATCCTCAGTTACTCAAGAGTCGAGACATGGTGTGAATCATATGACAAAGACTCTTTTATCATAAAAAGAGTAAACTTTTTATTCCTaatatcccaatttatgtggcagacTAACCTTTTTAGTCTACCCAAAAAGAATAACATCTTTTTCTGTTTAGAAAAATTTTAACTTTACACTTTCCATTTTaccttaataaaatgatttatagtcataTAAATGTCCTTGATTTGTTCCAGACCACAAGTTTCacaagtcttcctttcttttgtaAACTCCGTACCCAATAAAACATGGCCATGTGAAATGGGATGGAGTGAGTATGTTCTATGAAAATAACTGCAATCAAAGTAACAAGATCACTGCAAATGATGACTTACCGTCCTGGCTGGAGCATTAACTCCCATTGCAAATGTCTCTGTCGAGAACAGAACCTAAGAAAGAACCAAGAATTAAATGAGCATCTAAGACCTTCAAAAGTAAAACTCACCAAAGGACAGGAATTTTGATAACAAATGGGTCACAAAATGGCAAAAGGAGGTAAAGAAAATTCAGCAGCAGTAGTAAAAGTAGATAACATGAAAATGACTAGCCCAACGTGCAACTTCGTTCAAGGATTTCACCACTTAACTGATAATTCATTTCATCAGAACCGttttccctttatttatttagttaattttttacttGAAAAGAACATAACATTAGATCACGAGTCATAGTTCAAAAAACAAGAATCATGGGGTCCAAAATTTCTTAATTGGATCCAAAGCTAGGACTCTTCCCAAATCTTAAGAAGTTATTTTAGTATAATTTCCTACTAGGATATACTATCAGTGCTAGTATATACAAACATGACCAAATgctaattgttttatttttttctttcttaaaggttaaataattttatttatagaagGGAAATCACTGCATTTTAAGTAGTATTAGTATACCTAAAAGAAGAGAAACATTAACCAAAATATGTCTCTACAAAGGTCACCCAATAATTATCACAAAGACACAAACAAGGGGCCTCATggataaaacaaaaagaaactaGTGACCAGATGTTACTCCTCACATGTACAAAATTGTTCTCAACCCTCCTATTCCTCTTTCTCCAATTTACCCACTTGATTGCTAGTGGAACTACACTTAGGTCTTCTCCTCCATCTTCTGAAAGCCCAGCTATACATTGCCTCCTTTACTGTTCTCAACATAACCCAATGTACTCCAAACCAGTTACAGACCTCCCACCACAGGCGTGTAGCTACTTGGCAATGTATTAGTAAGTAGtaacgtaattttcaaatatcttaAATTAACTTCCACTAATTTTCATTGAGTCTCTAACTTTATTCTGTATGTCTGAGTATCTAATTAAGTATATGAGCATGCCTTTGTGTACACTAACAAGTGCTCTAGCATAAAATTATATGCCTCTTGCATGCTTAATGCAGAATAATATCtgaaattaaataagtaattaaatataGTAACATCCTAACGATGTGCTACCTCTacaaggtagtggtaaggtctgcgtacactctaccctccccagacccccacttagtgggatttcactaggtatgttgttgttgttgttgttgttgtaacgTCCTAACAATATGGGCATTTCTGTGGAACAATGTGCCCTTTCCCTTAAAAAAGCTGGCATGTTATATTACCTTAACCAAACCTCGACAAAAAAGCATTTCTACAACTTCCTTGACAATTGGGAGGAGCCCTGCATGATGCACAGCAATGCCCCTGTGCAGAAGGCTTTGAATTCTGACAATCTGTAGTTTAGATGACCATCAATAAGACACTGTTCTGCAATTAGCAGGACACCAAGAAGCAGATGGTCCGCTAGATTAACAAATGCAGCAAATTAGGTAGGACACCTGCGGTAAGTTTCTGTCAGATCCCTTAAGCCGCGAAAATGCTTTAGCACAGAATATCCTAATTTCACTTTTCTCAGAGCTACTTGTGAGATCGGTACCGGGGATGTTATCAGCTGATTTGTCACATCGATTCTtcgaaaaacaaaatataaccaCCTGAAATTACAATTTCATGATAAATATTAGGCTTTAATAAATGATAAGTCTACTATCAACCTGTAAATGAAAAACGgtactattaaaaaaatttaaaagaggagaagaaaaacACAGCGGACAAGTTATCAAGAGATTAAATACTAACAGCAATGCTAACTACACTGTAAGACGCGGTGGAAGGAATATATACAAGGAACCATGCatgttaaaagaatttttttacaTACAGGTAACAGTGATTTCTTCAAGAGTTTATTAATCAGCGTCAACCACAAAGACACCTCTGATCTCCTAAACCCCATAACATTCTGTCCAGGCCCAGTGCTTTGCGCTCCCCAACCACCACCAAAATTCCCGAATCTTTGGGGACCAGAGTGCTTGTGCTGCTTCGCCTGAGAAGAGCTATCACGCCTCTGTCCTCGACCCTTGTCAGCAGCTGTTGAAGACCCAGGACGCAAGCTGGCGCCGCCAGAGACAGAACTTGCGGTCTTCTTCTTATGTACATCTTTGGCTGCTTTAAATCCATGAGGCAGAAACTCTTCATTCTCACACACTTTGTAAAGCTCCCCAGAATAGAAGAGACAATGTTCCAAAGGGACAGGTCTTTTGGTCGTCCTGATAGAAAAGTccataaaagaaaaggaaaccaGATCAAGCAAGCACTCTATAGATATATTATAATGATAAAAGCTCCTATCTTGTTTCCTGAATCATAGTAGGTCCCGGAGAACTTCAAGAAACAAAGTCatgtaacttcatttttttgaattataatttaaagaaaGCACGACTAACCCAGTAACATGAATTTGCTTTTGTTTTGTACGACCAATCCAGTCTGCAAATTCAATTGTGTTGGGTACCtgcaataaaaaaatgaaacatctCTTAGTTTCCCTCCTAGCACAAGCTCAAGCATTTTCTTTTCTAGTTCATAGATAGAGACCAATAGTGGGGCTAACATTTCTTCCCACTGAAGCACCTACTTATATTATGTCTTCCCACATTGAGAGCTCCTTTTGACAGGTTTTGCTAACCTATTACATGGCAACTGCAGTAGGTTAGCATCTTTCCAATTTTAATTCCCTTCAAATACCCATGCAATGTTATAAAACATTGGGGCCTTTCAATGGTAGAAATCTCTTTACTGCCAGCAATTTGCACACTGGCAAGTTACAGAAAGCCTGCCCCCACACATCTTTACTTGCCATCTTGGTTATCTATCGGCGATAATTCTACAGACAATGGTAAATGATGAATGGCGAGTTGGGACCTGCTGCCGATCCAAGAAATCGGGTTTCCATTTATTTCAAGCTGTATGCCATAAGCCCTAATAGGATTTCTTCTGTTCACTTTTctcatttcctttttttctagtTTTCATTAGACTATTGTAAAACAATCAACCAAATGAGGTAATTCAAGACTTTTTCAGTTTTTCTATAAACAAAAGTAGGCAAAATTGCCAACCTACTACAATCATGCAATAGGTTCCCAAAATCCTTTTTTTAGGAAGGATTGTGTTCCCACTCCAATAGATATTAAGAGATCTTCGACATAGTTGTCTTTATGGTCAAAATGGTCCAAAATTTGAAACTGAAGtctagcaaaaaaaaataaaaaaattatgacggTGTTGTCCAGGCTAGCTTGTGTGTACCTCGACTATTCCACCGCATACCTACTACCCCAACCAGAATAGGTACTGGACCCACCAAGGCTTGGGCAAATGGGAAGAAATCGCTTAGATTGTTTTGTCACCACTGAGATTTAAACCTAAGACCTCATGGTTTTCCACCCACTTCATTGACTACTAAGCCACACCTTTGGATGCAGCAAAAATCTTACTGTCAACGACACATCAAAAAAAGAGTTTCTGGACGAACATCTGACATTAGCTGACTAGTTCTACTTCTATTTTTGGTTCTTTTTTAAGAGGAGCGAGGGCTCAACTAGATGAACCTTAAGACTTTTGTCCAACATACCCATTGTTTACAAGCCACAGTCCACAGAGATAATTTGATGGTCAATTACAAATTTGAAGatgttctttttcttcattgtgGCACCAAAAGGTTTCTTGTCGACGGGATTTGGTGAAAGAATAAATCAGCATACTGCCAAGTTACagatttttcaaaagtttcaaTCTGGTTTCCTATGTTTCCTCTCAGCAGTGCAATGTATCAAGCAACCGCTTCTGACCAACAACCAAGCACTCATTATCATCAATTAATGTATACCCAAAACTGATTAAGGAGTGTCATGTCATAAGAAAGATGTCTCATGCCATAAAAATGATAGCTAATCAACTCTGTTGGAGTATAACGATTATGACTTTGATGACcaaaaaagtttttcaaaatagtAACTAAGGGAGGCCTCTAATCCATGACACCCTACAATTGTTATTCACATAAAGTATAATATGCCTATCTGTTGACCCTATTATGCTATTTTAGACAATAGTAATTAAGCTCAGATCAAGCAAATGTCAAATGCTACCTTTCTTAGATAGGCCAAGCATCAATGGTTCAAAGGGGCTGTCACTATACGTATGAGTACCCCACATTGATCAAATGTATAATTATACTTTGTAAAGTGTGCatataaaaagatgcaggcatAAGGCATTGGTCTCACGCATTCCCATAAATCGTCTGCGTGCCTTTATTTCTCATATATTGATGCTGATCGAACGGGTTCTCTTCTAATAGACATTTTACTTTTGGATATTGTGTTCTAATTGGAGACAATTTAGTATCTTGAAGAGCAAAGATCAAAGTGTGATTACAAGATCCGATGTCAAAGTCTTGAGCCATCGCAACGGCAACTTGAGAACTCATACGGATCAAGCAAATATGGAAGGAATTTAAGTTCAATAACCCACTTagatggaacttgtgtgtgatGATCAAGCTGCACCTGATATTGCATCAAGTCCAGAGTTTCAAGAGAGGATTGAATACATACAAACTGCTATCACAGAAAAGATACTCTCAAGAGACATCGTCACTAGATTCATAATGTCAAATGATCATCCAAACATATTTACCATGTCCATCATCGAATTAGCGACATTCGATCAGTGGGCACTGACTTCCGGTAGAATGTTAGATTTGCTAAGCTAAATAGTTAGAAGTTGTACTACTGTTCGTTGATCAAATGTGAAACTATACATAGAAAAGTGTGTGTAAGACATTTGTCTCATGCATCCTCACACATCTTTTTGTTGTGTCTTTAACTCTCATACCTACATTAAGAGTACTGATCCAAAGCACAAAATAAAGTGACTAAAATATCAAGACCTACCGTAGCTGAAAGGAGGACAAAGTTGATATGTCTTGGAAGCATAATGATAACTTCTTCCCAAACAACACCTCTTTCAACATCATTGACATAATGCACTTCATCAAATATAACCTAAACTCGCAACAAAAAAATACCAGTAACCAACCAAATTATCTCAAGTACTGGAAAGGTTGTAGAAGTGAAACGAGCAGagcaaaatatttaataattacccattctataTCCCGAATCATATCAGCCCCTCTATAAAGCATTGACCTTAATATCTCAGTGGTCATTATAAGACAAGAGGCCTCAGGTCTTATGCTTATATCACCTGTGAGAAGGCCAACATCAAATTTCCCACAAAAATCCCTGTATTTCTGATTGCTGATTGTTTTGATTGGAGCTGTATATACAGCCCTGGTACAGTGCTGCAGCAcacaataaaaaaacataaatttggTGCAAACCTATTGACAAATAAAGACAAGAAAATTTGGACAGGattgacccaaaaagttgtaAAGGAACTTATACATAGGATATGTAAAACAGaagacattttatttataagcAAAGAAGAAGATTATACATTAGATATCAGTATAAAattcttgatatatttttttataaccaaAAAAAGAGTCGAATAGTATAAAATCCATGATATAAAGAGAATTCAT is part of the Solanum stenotomum isolate F172 chromosome 8, ASM1918654v1, whole genome shotgun sequence genome and encodes:
- the LOC125872890 gene encoding LOW QUALITY PROTEIN: DExH-box ATP-dependent RNA helicase DExH11 (The sequence of the model RefSeq protein was modified relative to this genomic sequence to represent the inferred CDS: inserted 1 base in 1 codon) yields the protein MDRLVAAKELSFRIGFTGHSGHLTIEPLPPVERDTPLNSIPDFILPPAFPKETPETIKEFIREKYLLPQLDADEFSPEKVGRQWEFDWFERAKILPDPSLPRSVVVPTWEVPFRRQRDRLDNGGWEPKSEERDVSELTIGADDSGALPRIVGPPKDFVRGSINSRPFRPGGLDDSPSLGRVVPDGATNGGWVREVLNGGPAQTAPPSFKQGPDLGDLKDTHSCSWNIYEDQSAVMNTVEVKLSDLSVQFDDLFKKAWQEDVTEFVGDGHTSELQSEAEQLPSVKPELLQVEVEVNKSEVSDEGLDTEISVLDEILSVEAEGSISRLDGDKDGARQENDGWAVTGGSEVIVERFHDLIPDMALTFPFELDPFQKEAIYHLEKGNSVFVAAHTSAGKTVVAEYAFALAAKHCTRAVYTAPIKTISNQKYRDFCGKFDVGLLTGDISIRPEASCLIMTTEILRSMLYRGADMIRDIEWVIFDEVHYVNDVERGVVWEEVIIMLPRHINFVLLSATVPNTIEFADWIGRTKQKQIHVTGTTKRPVPLEHCLFYSGELYKVCENEEFLPHGFKAAKDVHKKKTASSVSGGASLRPGSSTAADKGRGQRRDSSSQAKQHKHSGPQRFGNFGGGWGAQSTGPGQNVMGFRRSEVSLWLTLINKLLKKSLLPVVIFCFSKNRCDKSADNIPGTDLTSSSEKSEIRIFCAKAFSRLKGSDRNLPQIVRIQSLLHRGIAVHHAGLLPIVKEVVEMLFCRGLVKVLFSTETFAMGVNAPARTVVFDSLRKFDGKEFRQLLPGEYTQMAGRAGRRGLDKTGTVVVMCRDEIPFENDLKHVIVGTATRLESQFRLTYIMILHLLRVEELKVEDMLKRSFAEFHAQKKLPEQQQLLMRKLAQPTKSVECIKGEPAIEEYYDMYLEAEKYSHQIAEAVMQSPASQQYLTLGRAVVVKSQSAQDHLLGVVVKTPSSNNRQYIVLVLTPELPSTLETSSDASNRKDQKNSEMQILVPKSRRGYDDEYCSSVTSRKGTGAVNIKLPHRGNAAGMNYEVRGVDNKDFLYICVKKIKIDQVRLLEDVSAGAYSNAIQQLLGLKSEGNKYPPALDPVKDLKLKDMNLVEAYYKWNNLLQKMAQNKCHGCIKLDEHMKLAKELELHRAEVNALRFEMSDEALQQMPDFQGRIDVLKEIGCIDADLVVQIKGRVACEMNSGEELICTECLFENQLDDLEPEEAVAIMSSFVFQQKETSESFLTPKLSQAKKRLHETAIRLGELQAQFKLXDYAQENLKFGLVEVVYEWAKGTPFAEICELTDVPEGVIVRTIVRLDETCREFRNAAAIMGNSALYKKMETASNVIKRDIVFAASLYITGV